From Dendropsophus ebraccatus isolate aDenEbr1 chromosome 2, aDenEbr1.pat, whole genome shotgun sequence, a single genomic window includes:
- the ZBED6 gene encoding zinc finger BED domain-containing protein 6: MSEDVTGQHAGCDTVQDPLPHTVDSDNVDFLVKEYPESEIRESKKSHSEVVPEIEIKLESSDDEEEKSELVSSWALPFSRKRKRSNLEVGCSDGKGHHEDERSLSMISGAQNVTPPVVRPTRKRKSTSEVWEFFSRDPVIISRAICSLCRMSVSRGKLGGRFGTTALKRHLESKHPIQWAQRRSMKLQKPDGEEEEEETYEDDYYKEESYQNLFNATIAQFLYQKPLPTEKTSLICPVAPDSPKTYEIIDSSDDEEYREQGDNIMVEFGEDVSSKRKREEQVGNLDNFDSDSTFLIHTRNPSRPSLGMENTQPIASQTFNSTIYSPVPPGARRRKSASAVWQFFFLDRTNVCRAICNLCHASVGRGKLGGHLGTSALMRHLEGKHPMEWSRGKINKPRNTGIMETEEDEDEDTDEPIVYPPPTYGQFGPSGFSVFPAEMSGDYNATIHTVPIEFENENEDAERQSSIRVSFKENILDPTSIIVKANGKYPSDHPKAQSWNRCITELMCETALPYSFITSKAFQKFMAQADPHYSVPTRTFFSGKAVPHLYEAVCERIVSDLKLSGCPQVHITAHIWSSDLTMDYLALTAHWAALRPDSDQSTERKHAVICIKRFPKEYTEGSIQQELIRQVSLWLLPNALCPGFFVSSGDFNLIHAIKGANYTYIPCFTHSLNLLVTDFLQNNRYIAGMLTMARKVCSHFFHSARAKRILSELQFQNNLPKRSLKLETLPHWTATFYMLQRLLEQQRAVQEYLVMHKVETVDIHISSSHWSLMASLVDLLQPFEMAIREVNASQSSLSQVLPELRYLHIFLKQIRGHFEIKGDANGVVLADSFALKLSTDYGVNEMFQKEEFVLATLLDPRFKGRIEAILPPDSDIDHWKQALVKRVKEVMSSSSSIYSPSQVSQSTSQFRENSQSHLLSRKHFDLEPSGMDMAPQWRKNMAAPPLIHKEKSLIEHLESVGLLASKSTGASLSTESHSACVMVERYLQDNKTIGAKDDPLIYWQKRTWLWPALTKLAIMYLTCPPSSVFAEHVFKTPRAFMNTQRRPDAMEGMEHIVFLKVNLKNFPNYNPPPLIFSTDNEMEQSDSDEGF, encoded by the coding sequence ATGTCAGAAGACGTTACAGGACAGCATGCAGGGTGTGACACAGTCCAGGACCCTCTTCCCCACACAGTGGATTCAGACAATGTTGACTTTTTGGTTAAGGAATATCCAGAATCTGAAATCCGTGAAAGTAAGAAATCTCACAGTGAAGTCGTCCCTGAAATTGAAATCAAATTAGAATCCAGCGATGATGAGGAGGAAAAATCTGAACTGGTTTCTTCATGGGCTTTACCGTTCTCGAGAAAGAGAAAAAGATCCAACCTGGAAGTTGGATGTAGTGATGGGAAAGGCCACCATGAGGATGAGAGGTCTCTGAGTATGATCAGTGGTGCCCAGAACGTGACTCCGCCAGTGGTCCGGCCAACCAGGAAGAGGAAGTCCACCTCCGAGGTCTGGGAATTTTTCTCTCGTGACCCAGTGATCATCTCCAGAGCCATTTGTAGTCTTTGTCGAATGAGCGTCAGCAGAGGCAAGCTAGGGGGGAGGTTTGGTACCACAGCTCTAAAACGTCATCTGGAAAGTAAACATCCCATCCAGTGGGCCCAGCGTAGGTCTATGAAGCTACAaaagccagatggagaagaagaagaggaggaaactTATGAGGATGATTATTATAAAGAGGAGTCTTACCAAAACCTTTTCAATGCCACCATAGCACAGTTCCTTTATCAGAAACCTTTGCCAACTGAGAAAACATCCCTGATATGCCCGGTGGCTCCTGATTCCCCCAAGACTTATGAGATCATTGACTCCAGTGATGATGAGGAGTATAGAGAACAAGGAGACAACATTATGGTTGAATTTGGAGAAGATGTGAGCAGCAAAAGAAAGAGGGAAGAGCAGGTTGGCAACTTGGACAATTTTGATTCCGACTCCACTTTCCTTATTCATACCAGAAATCCTTCTCGCCCTTCCCTTGGGATGGAGAATACACAGCCCATAGCCTCCCAGACCTTTAACTCTACCATCTATTCCCCTGTCCCACCAGGAGCCCGTCGACGGAAGTCTGCTTCTGCTGTCTGGCAGTTCTTCTTCCTCGACCGTACAAACGTTTGTCGAGCCATTTGCAATCTGTGCCATGCAAGTGTTGGTCGTGGAAAACTGGGGGGACATCTTGGAACCTCAGCACTAATGAGACATCTTGAAGGAAAACATCCTATGGAGTGGAGCAGAgggaaaataaataaacctaGGAATACTGGTATAATGGAGACAGAGGAAGACGAGGATGAAGACACAGACGAGCCCATTGTGTATCCTCCACCCACTTATGGTCAGTTTGGGCCGTCAGGTTTTTCTGTGTTTCCTGCTGAGATGTCAGGTGACTATAATGCAACAATTCATACTGTACCAATAGAGTTTGAGAACGAGAATGAAGACGCCGAGAGGCAGAGTAGCATTCGGGTATCTTTTAAGGAAAATATTTTGGATCCAACCAGCATCATTGTCAAAGCAAATGGAAAGTATCCTTCAGATCATCCCAAGGCTCAGTCCTGGAATAGGTGTATTACTGAATTAATGTGTGAGACAGCCCTTCCATACTCTTTCATTACCTCCAAAGCTTTCCAGAAGTTCATGGCACAGGCTGACCCCCACTACTCGGTTCCTACAAGGACTTTCTTCTCTGGAAAGGCCGTTCCCCACCTTTATGAGGCAGTGTGTGAGAGGATAGTTAGTGACTTAAAGTTGTCAGGATGCCCTCAGGTCCACATTACCGCCCACATTTGGTCCAGTGACCTTACCATGGACTATCTAGCTTTAACTGCCCACTGGGCAGCTTTGAGACCCGATTCCGATCAGTCTACAGAGAGGAAGCATGCCGTCATATGCATCAAACGCTTTCCAAAGGAATACACAGAGGGCAGCATCCAACAGGAACTAATTCGACAAGTTAGTTTATGGCTCTTGCCCAACGCTTTGTGTCCCGGTTTCTTTGTCTCCAGTGGAGATTTCAATCTTATTCATGCCATTAAAGGGGCAAATTACACTTACATACCTTGCTTCACCCATTCTCTTAACCTCTTGGTTACAGATTTCCTACAGAATAATCGCTATATTGCAGGAATGCTCACCATGGCCAGAAAAGTGTGCAGCCACTTCTTCCACTCGGCCAGAGCCAAGAGAATCCTCAGCGAGCTTCAATTCCAAAATAATTTGCCCAAGCGGTCTTTAAAGCTAGAAACACTACCTCACTGGACAGCTACTTTCTACATGCTGCAGAGGCTCCTGGAGCAGCAAAGAGCTGTCCAAGAATACCTGGTGATGCACAAAGTGGAAACCGTGGACATCCATATAAGTTCTAGCCATTGGAGCCTTATGGCATCACTAGTGGATCTTCTACAGCCCTTTGAGATGGCCATACGAGAGGTCAATGCTAGTCAGTCATCTCTCAGCCAGGTGTTGCCTGAACTTCGCTATCTCCATATCTTTTTAAAACAAATTAGAGGACATTTTGAGATCAAAGGAGATGCCAACGGGGTCGTTCTTGCAGATAGTTTTGCTCTCAAACTTTCGACAGACTATGGAGTCAATGAAATGTTCCAAAAGGAAGAGTTTGTTTTGGCCACTTTGCTGGATCCACGTTTCAAAGGAAGAATTGAGGCCATATTGCCCCCAGACTCAGACATTGACCACTGGAAGCAGGCTCTTGTCAAGAGAGTCAAAGAAGTCATGTCTTCATCGTCGTCCATATACTCACCCTCCCAGGTGAGCCAATCGACTTCTCAGTTCAGGGAAAATTCTCAGTCTCATCTATTATCCAGAAAACATTTTGACTTAGAACCTAGTGGAATGGATATGGCTCCACAGTGGAGAAAAAACATGGCGGCTCCACCTCTGATCCACAAGGAGAAATCATTAATTGAACATTTGGAGAGTGTCGGTCTCTTGGCCTCTAAGTCCACTGGGGCCAGCTTGTCCACAGAGAGTCATTCTGCGTGTGTCATGGTGGAGAGATACCTGCAAGACAACAAAACCATCGGAGCAAAGGATGATCCTTTGATCTACTGGCAAAAACGAACATGGCTTTggccggcactcaccaaattggCCATTATGTATCTGACATGTCCACCATCCAGTGTGTTCGCTGAGCATGTCTTTAAGACTCCTCGTGCCTTTATGAACACACAGCGCCGACCAGACGCCATGGAGGGGATGGAGCACATTGTATTTCTGAAGGTCAATCTGAAGAACTTCCCCAATTATAATCCACCTCCTCTTATCTTCTCGACCGACAACGAGATGGAACAGAGTGATAGTGACGAAGGTTTCTAA